Proteins encoded by one window of Ramlibacter tataouinensis:
- a CDS encoding LysR substrate-binding domain-containing protein: MTLRSPSLVELHAFVAVARSGSFRKAADSLHVTQAAVSRAVLRLEEQLGVDVLTRSGAGVRLTDAGAQLLRRVEKPLAALEQAAAELQRRPDRLRLRLSVVTSLGNLWLLPRLEDFRARHPEVGLEFRQYHHDEDFQREDVDLWIALKPRRGRAWPRQVAAQYLVGREIVAVCAPAIGERIRSAGDLVRQPLLYHSNYPDNWALWAQAVGVQLPLDWRGTGFDLVMNLIDAARGGMGVAVVQKCMVEGDLAAGRLAMPVAGTASTGRGYFLCRRRALGAHPAAERFSEWVMQQAAGSEN; encoded by the coding sequence ATGACCCTCCGCAGCCCTTCGCTGGTCGAACTGCACGCCTTCGTCGCGGTGGCGCGCAGCGGCAGCTTCCGCAAGGCGGCCGACAGCCTGCACGTCACCCAGGCGGCGGTCAGCCGGGCGGTGCTCCGGTTGGAGGAGCAACTGGGGGTGGACGTGCTCACCCGCTCGGGGGCCGGCGTGCGCCTGACCGACGCCGGCGCCCAGCTGCTGCGGCGGGTGGAGAAGCCGCTGGCTGCGCTGGAGCAGGCTGCGGCCGAACTGCAGCGCCGGCCTGACCGGCTGCGGCTGCGGCTGTCGGTGGTGACCAGCCTGGGCAACCTGTGGCTGCTGCCGCGGCTGGAGGACTTCCGGGCCCGCCATCCCGAGGTGGGGCTGGAGTTCCGCCAGTACCACCACGACGAGGACTTCCAGCGCGAGGACGTGGACCTGTGGATCGCGCTCAAGCCCCGGCGCGGCCGGGCCTGGCCGCGGCAGGTGGCGGCGCAGTACCTGGTCGGACGCGAGATCGTGGCCGTCTGCGCGCCGGCGATCGGCGAGCGCATCCGCTCGGCGGGCGACCTGGTGCGCCAGCCCCTGCTGTACCACTCCAACTACCCCGACAACTGGGCGCTGTGGGCCCAGGCCGTGGGCGTGCAACTGCCGCTCGACTGGCGTGGCACCGGCTTCGACTTGGTGATGAACCTGATCGATGCGGCGCGCGGCGGCATGGGGGTGGCGGTGGTGCAGAAGTGCATGGTGGAAGGAGACCTGGCGGCCGGGCGGCTGGCGATGCCGGTGGCCGGCACCGCGTCGACCGGACGCGGCTATTTCCTGTGCCGGCGCCGCGCGCTGGGCGCGCACCCGGCCGCGGAGCGGTTCTCCGAATGGGTGATGCAGCAGGCCGCGGGCAGCGAGAACTAG
- a CDS encoding SulP family inorganic anion transporter, translating to MPFTFTFRPRIAAALRGYDRDRFVRDLGAGATVGIVALPLAMAFAIASGLKPEAGLWTAILAGLLISLLGGSNVQIGGPAGAFIVVVYGIVERYGVANLLIVTAGAGVLLFAMGLLRLGRLVRYVPVSIVIGFTNGIALLIAASQIKDWLGLDIDKMPADFFAQLRTIAAHIGSFNPYAFGLGTACFIGLLIWPRLWSARSPMQRALDLPGLKRASEVGARIPGPVVALVTLTALASLLQLPVETIGSRFGSIPGGLPPFQLPEFSWETVKLLFSPMLTIAALGAIESLLCARVADQVSNLPRHDPNQELMAQGVANFVVPFFGGMPATGTIARTVTNVRAGGTTPVAGIAHAVTLALIVLLAAPLALQVPLSVLAGILFFVAWNMGEWREFAHLRRYANDYRLKLLGTFALTVVFDLTVAVQVGLLAACLLFIQKMGALFSVERTGDGTGELRYSLYGSLFFGATAKIDPILDAVENGPDQPQVVLDALHLVHLDTSGLDTLRQLHKAVVQRGGTLRLENLHEQPRELIEQAGFSQELGVA from the coding sequence TTGCCCTTCACCTTCACTTTCCGGCCGCGCATCGCGGCCGCGCTGCGCGGCTACGACCGCGACCGTTTCGTGCGCGATCTCGGCGCCGGCGCCACCGTTGGCATCGTCGCCCTGCCGCTGGCCATGGCGTTCGCCATCGCCTCCGGCCTGAAGCCCGAGGCCGGGCTGTGGACGGCCATCCTCGCCGGCCTGCTGATCTCGCTGCTGGGCGGCTCGAACGTGCAGATCGGCGGCCCGGCCGGGGCCTTCATCGTGGTCGTCTACGGCATCGTCGAGCGCTACGGCGTGGCCAACCTGCTGATCGTCACCGCCGGCGCCGGCGTGCTGCTGTTCGCCATGGGCCTGCTGCGCCTGGGGCGGCTGGTGCGCTACGTGCCGGTCAGCATCGTGATCGGCTTCACCAACGGCATCGCGCTGCTGATCGCGGCCTCGCAGATCAAGGACTGGCTGGGGCTGGACATCGACAAGATGCCGGCCGACTTCTTCGCCCAGCTCAGGACCATCGCCGCGCACATCGGCAGCTTCAACCCCTACGCCTTCGGGCTGGGCACGGCCTGTTTCATCGGGTTGCTGATCTGGCCACGGCTGTGGTCCGCCCGCTCGCCCATGCAGCGGGCGCTGGACCTGCCGGGGCTCAAGCGCGCCAGCGAGGTCGGCGCGCGCATCCCGGGCCCGGTCGTGGCGCTGGTCACGCTGACGGCGCTGGCCTCGCTGCTGCAGCTGCCGGTGGAGACCATCGGCAGCCGCTTCGGCAGCATCCCGGGTGGGCTGCCGCCGTTCCAGTTGCCGGAGTTCAGCTGGGAGACGGTCAAGCTGCTGTTCTCGCCCATGCTGACCATCGCCGCGCTGGGCGCGATCGAGTCGCTGCTGTGTGCGCGCGTGGCCGACCAGGTGTCCAACCTGCCGCGGCACGACCCCAACCAGGAACTGATGGCGCAGGGCGTGGCCAACTTCGTCGTGCCCTTCTTCGGCGGCATGCCGGCCACCGGCACCATCGCCCGCACGGTCACCAACGTCCGTGCCGGCGGCACCACGCCGGTGGCGGGCATCGCGCACGCCGTCACGCTGGCGCTGATCGTGCTGCTGGCGGCGCCGCTGGCGCTGCAGGTGCCGCTGTCGGTGCTGGCCGGCATCCTGTTCTTCGTGGCCTGGAACATGGGCGAGTGGCGCGAGTTCGCCCACCTGCGCCGCTACGCCAACGACTACCGGCTCAAGTTGCTGGGCACCTTCGCGCTCACCGTGGTGTTCGACCTCACGGTGGCGGTGCAGGTGGGTCTGCTGGCGGCCTGCCTGCTGTTCATCCAGAAGATGGGTGCGCTGTTCAGCGTGGAGCGCACGGGGGACGGCACCGGCGAGCTGCGCTACAGCCTGTACGGCTCGCTGTTCTTCGGCGCCACCGCCAAGATCGATCCGATCCTGGACGCGGTGGAGAACGGCCCCGACCAGCCGCAGGTGGTGCTGGACGCCTTGCACCTGGTGCACCTGGACACCTCCGGCCTGGACACGCTGCGCCAGTTGCACAAGGCGGTGGTGCAGCGCGGCGGCACGCTGCGGCTGGAGAACCTGCACGAGCAGCCGCGCGAACTGATCGAGCAGGCGGGCTTCTCGCAGGAACTGGGCGTGGCCTAG
- a CDS encoding segregation and condensation protein A encodes MPEVVDQVALARLYGEPLFALPTDLYIPPDALEVFLEAFEGPLDLLLYLIRKQNFNILDIPMAGVTRQYLQYVEEIRSRNLELAAEYLLMAAMLIEIKSRMLLPPRKTAEGQEPEDPRAELVRRLLEYEQMKLAAARLNEAPQLGRDVLRAQVFIEQSLQPRFPDVHVADLQEAWRDILKRARLVQHHRITREELSVREHMSIVLRKLQGRKFVEFEQLFDTRRGVPVLVVTFIAMLELAKETLIEVTQAEAFAPIYVRLAYQPA; translated from the coding sequence ATGCCCGAAGTGGTGGACCAGGTCGCGCTGGCGCGCCTGTACGGCGAGCCGCTGTTCGCCCTGCCCACCGACCTGTACATCCCGCCCGATGCGCTGGAGGTCTTCCTCGAGGCCTTCGAGGGTCCGCTGGACCTGCTGCTGTACCTGATCCGCAAGCAGAACTTCAACATCCTCGACATCCCGATGGCGGGCGTCACCCGCCAGTACCTGCAGTACGTCGAGGAGATCCGCTCGCGCAACCTGGAGCTGGCCGCCGAGTACCTGCTGATGGCGGCCATGCTGATCGAGATCAAGTCGCGCATGCTGCTGCCGCCGCGCAAGACCGCGGAAGGCCAGGAACCGGAGGACCCGCGCGCCGAGCTGGTGCGACGCCTGCTGGAGTACGAGCAGATGAAGCTGGCCGCGGCCCGCCTGAACGAGGCGCCGCAGCTCGGCCGCGACGTGCTGCGCGCCCAGGTGTTCATCGAGCAGTCGCTGCAGCCGCGCTTTCCGGACGTGCACGTGGCCGACCTGCAGGAGGCCTGGCGCGACATCCTCAAGCGCGCCAGGCTGGTGCAGCACCACCGGATCACGCGCGAGGAGCTGTCGGTGCGCGAGCACATGAGCATCGTGCTGCGCAAGCTGCAGGGCCGCAAGTTCGTCGAATTCGAGCAGCTGTTCGACACCCGCCGCGGCGTGCCGGTGCTGGTGGTCACCTTCATCGCGATGCTGGAGCTGGCCAAGGAGACACTGATCGAAGTGACCCAGGCCGAGGCCTTTGCCCCGATCTACGTGCGACTCGCCTACCAGCCGGCATGA
- the bamE gene encoding outer membrane protein assembly factor BamE domain-containing protein — protein MGFFAALLALLALLPLAGCDQRRIEKLEEGVSTEADVRAQFGAPENVWDEPGGARTLEYNRNPAGHQNYMITIGPDGRMSALRQVLNPTTFARVQPGMAMEQVRRLLGKPAKKTPYALKGEEAWDWRWMQSPGTSMVFTVWFDKDWHVVRTTTEPDPEAPENRGGPSR, from the coding sequence ATGGGATTCTTCGCTGCCCTGCTCGCCCTGCTCGCCCTGCTGCCGCTGGCCGGTTGCGACCAGCGCCGCATCGAGAAGCTGGAAGAAGGCGTGTCGACCGAGGCCGACGTGCGCGCCCAGTTCGGCGCCCCGGAGAACGTCTGGGACGAGCCGGGTGGTGCCCGTACCCTGGAATACAACCGCAACCCGGCCGGCCACCAGAACTACATGATCACCATCGGCCCGGACGGCCGGATGAGCGCCCTGCGGCAGGTGCTCAACCCGACGACCTTCGCCCGGGTGCAGCCCGGCATGGCCATGGAGCAGGTGCGCCGCCTGCTGGGCAAGCCGGCGAAGAAGACGCCCTATGCGCTCAAGGGCGAGGAAGCCTGGGACTGGCGCTGGATGCAGTCGCCCGGCACCTCGATGGTGTTCACCGTGTGGTTCGACAAGGATTGGCACGTGGTGCGGACCACCACGGAACCCGACCCGGAAGCGCCGGAGAACCGCGGCGGGCCGAGCCGCTAG
- a CDS encoding DUF3460 family protein, with translation MSKLLRFFRRPDYQSDVTQFIEGLKEQRPDIEAQQRAGRALLWDKHIDREALAEWKQARVRPSAYVYYGMGSDKRS, from the coding sequence ATGTCCAAGTTGCTTCGCTTCTTCCGCCGGCCGGACTACCAGTCCGACGTCACCCAGTTCATCGAAGGGCTCAAGGAGCAGCGCCCCGACATCGAGGCCCAGCAGCGCGCCGGCCGCGCCTTGCTGTGGGACAAGCACATCGACCGCGAGGCCCTGGCCGAGTGGAAGCAGGCGCGCGTGCGGCCCAGCGCCTACGTCTATTACGGCATGGGCTCGGACAAGCGGTCCTAA
- a CDS encoding N-formylglutamate amidohydrolase, protein MTPFTLLRPTAAAVPLVCDSPHSGTWYPDDYRPAVPLPVLRGGEDTHVEALWEAVPAVGGTLLHAHFPRTYIDPNRSEDDLDPELLDAPWPTPLAPTEKTRLGFGLVWRNVRAGVPIYDRKLTVAEVQARIERCWRPYHQALAGCIEQARRDFGAVWHLNLHSMPNDAYQRLRIDSPRPLADFVLGDRDGRTCEPAFVDLVERELRACGYSVARNDPYKGVQLIERIGQPQHNRHSLQVEIRRPLYMDEGTRERNDGFAAMQADLTRLLHTLAGYVRGQLAG, encoded by the coding sequence TTGACCCCTTTCACGCTGCTGCGGCCCACGGCCGCGGCGGTGCCGCTGGTGTGCGATTCGCCGCACAGCGGCACCTGGTACCCCGACGACTACCGCCCCGCGGTGCCGCTGCCCGTGCTGCGCGGCGGCGAGGACACGCACGTGGAGGCGCTGTGGGAGGCGGTGCCCGCGGTCGGCGGCACCCTGCTGCACGCCCACTTCCCGCGCACCTACATCGACCCCAACCGCAGCGAGGACGACCTCGACCCCGAGCTGCTGGACGCGCCCTGGCCCACTCCGCTGGCGCCCACCGAGAAGACCCGCCTCGGCTTCGGCCTGGTCTGGCGCAACGTGCGCGCCGGCGTGCCGATCTACGACCGCAAGCTCACGGTGGCCGAGGTGCAGGCGCGCATCGAGCGCTGCTGGCGGCCCTACCACCAGGCGCTGGCCGGCTGCATCGAGCAGGCCCGGCGCGACTTCGGCGCGGTCTGGCACCTGAACCTGCACTCGATGCCCAACGACGCCTACCAGCGCCTGCGCATCGACAGCCCGCGCCCGCTGGCCGACTTCGTGCTGGGCGACCGCGACGGCCGCACCTGCGAGCCGGCGTTCGTCGACCTGGTCGAGCGCGAGTTGCGCGCCTGCGGCTACTCGGTGGCGCGCAACGACCCCTACAAGGGCGTGCAGCTGATCGAGCGCATCGGCCAGCCGCAACACAACCGGCACAGCCTGCAGGTCGAGATCCGCCGGCCGCTGTACATGGACGAGGGCACGCGCGAGCGCAACGACGGCTTCGCGGCGATGCAGGCGGACCTCACGCGCCTGCTGCACACGCTGGCCGGCTACGTGCGCGGGCAGCTCGCCGGTTGA
- a CDS encoding tripartite tricarboxylate transporter substrate binding protein BugE, which translates to MKTRHFLKTLACAAALVAAGGAHAQASYPSQTIKLIVPFAPGGSTDLAARLIAEFGGRELGQSIIVENKAGAGGSVGMEFVAKAKADGYTLGMATVSTHGSNPAVYGSKLKYDPVKDFAPITNVATTPSVFAVNPKVPAQDMKQFIAAAKGEPNKFSFASPGTGSLGHANIEHFMALAQIKLLHVPYKGAGLAMNDALGGQVDAITDNLPSALPHIKGGKLRALAVLSEKRSPALPDVPTYGELGFPQMGGGGWFGVVAPDGTPPEVVAKLNQAFHKAMKNPEFIRKMDESGATLIPNTPEQFGQQIRQALERYQRVAQMAKISVD; encoded by the coding sequence ATGAAGACTCGCCACTTCCTCAAGACCCTGGCCTGTGCGGCCGCCCTCGTTGCCGCCGGTGGCGCGCACGCCCAGGCCAGCTATCCCAGCCAGACGATCAAGCTGATCGTGCCCTTCGCGCCGGGCGGCTCCACCGACCTGGCCGCGCGCCTGATCGCCGAGTTCGGCGGCCGCGAACTGGGCCAGAGCATCATCGTGGAGAACAAGGCCGGCGCCGGCGGCTCGGTGGGCATGGAATTCGTCGCCAAGGCCAAGGCCGACGGCTACACCCTGGGCATGGCCACGGTCAGCACCCACGGCAGCAACCCGGCGGTGTACGGCAGCAAGCTCAAGTACGACCCGGTGAAGGACTTCGCGCCCATCACCAACGTGGCCACCACGCCCAGCGTGTTCGCGGTCAACCCGAAGGTGCCGGCGCAGGACATGAAGCAGTTCATCGCCGCCGCCAAGGGCGAGCCGAACAAGTTCAGCTTCGCCTCGCCGGGCACCGGCTCGCTGGGCCACGCCAACATCGAGCACTTCATGGCGCTGGCGCAGATCAAGCTGCTGCACGTGCCGTACAAGGGCGCCGGCCTGGCGATGAACGACGCGCTCGGCGGCCAGGTCGACGCGATCACCGACAACCTGCCTTCGGCGCTGCCGCACATCAAGGGTGGCAAGCTGCGCGCGCTGGCCGTGCTGTCCGAGAAGCGCTCGCCCGCGCTGCCGGACGTGCCCACTTACGGCGAGCTGGGCTTCCCGCAGATGGGCGGCGGCGGCTGGTTCGGCGTGGTGGCGCCGGACGGCACCCCGCCGGAGGTCGTGGCCAAGCTGAACCAGGCCTTCCACAAGGCCATGAAGAACCCCGAATTCATCCGCAAGATGGACGAATCCGGCGCCACGCTGATCCCGAACACGCCCGAGCAGTTCGGCCAGCAGATCCGCCAGGCGCTGGAGCGCTACCAGCGCGTGGCACAGATGGCCAAGATCAGCGTCGATTGA